GGTAATCTTTAAATCACATGTAAATGTTGTGTTATACTGAAGCATTAAATGTAGATGCAGATTTTCCCAGTGGGAGACTAGATCAGCACAGTTAAGTACTGGAATAGTTTGTCTCCCAAATCATCTTGTGAGAACAGAATTTCCCTTTCACTGTACTGGATGATGATGAATAGGGATTTAGGGGCAGAGGATTATGTGGGGTTTAGATTAGTGGATACTACTGGTAGGCTCATACAGCTGATCTGCTTGCACGGTCCTGATCTTCCTTTCTCCCCTGGAGCTGACCTGTGCAAATTGCCAGGGAGTTTGTCCAGGGGAGTACAGGGACTTAGAGCTGCTTTCTGCCTTTCCTAGCAAATGGGTCTCAGGTCAAATGTTTTCTCTGTATCAGCTGGCTGTTTGTTACCTTTGGTATCTACATTTACCAGCAAGTGCTGTTTGCTGGATGTTTTTAGGCTGCACTCAGTCCTGTGACCTCCAAGTTAATGCCTTGATTTTTAACTCCAGCGTTGAGGGACATGGCACTCTCCTGGAAGGTGGCAGTAGTTTGTACTTCTAATGCAAAATGCATGAAATGATCTGATTTCAGAGTCATCAGGCATGCCTCAGTCTAGACTGTGTCTCACAGTCCCACTGACTGCTAAAGCTCAGGGAAGGTGCCTGGACTGGTCTGCCTGGTTTAGCGTAGCCTGGCTGACACCATGTGCCATTTCCTGCTCACCCACATCACTTCACTCTTAATTACTCCTTATCTCATCTTTCAAGCAATCATGGggcagatttattttttgttttgggaatATGCCATTACCATCGTGCTGTTTCCATATAGAAATGTCTCAGCTTTCCCTTAGGGCTCCTGTCAGGGTGTCAGTGAGGTTCCAGCGCAGCCAAGGTGAACTTGTGCATGGCCAGCTCCTGTGGGATTGATGAGCAGAGGATGTGATGGGGTCTtgcctttttcttcctgttacTTAACTTCAAGAATTTCTGATGGCATCTGGTTCTCCagcctttccttctttccccttcttttttcttgtcCCAGACTGAAGGTCAGGTGCAAATTGATGGTCAGTGAAGATACTAAAATGTGACCTGAAGCAGGGCACTTCAGGTCATCTAGGTGAACAAGTCACTGCATTCTCCCTGTGCAGCATGACTGcttcagcactgcagcaaaCTTGACACTCAACATCAGTAATAGTACAGCTTAGAGTTCTCCATTTTCCGTTATTTTTACCTTTATTAGTCTTCCTTAGGGACATAGGTAAGGACTATTAACCCCTCTTTggaaagagaatgaaaaacATGGAGAGATGGAATCCTGGGCCCTGTGTGAGTCTCTTTGTGTGAGAGATGTTGCTATTTAATGTGCTGATTGATGTTATAATTAGTATCTTTTGTTTGCTCTAAGTGAAAAGACACCAGGCTATTTGGGTGAAATCCCTGAACCAACCTGTACTGAAACCAGGCCAGAAATCCATGTAAATCGTTGTAAGTGCGAAGCATCCCTATACAACTCTTATGCTAATTTCCTTGGATAATATGCTTGACCCGTTTTAGTTTCTTTTCaaattttggtttcttttctttacCAAGTGAAGCGATAAAAGCAACAAGTATAAAATACATTTCCCAGGTAGCGTTGAGTTTGTTGTGGAATTTAGCTCTAAATGCCATTTGTGTGGTTTAAATGCCGTGCAGGCATTATTCGGTTCTTGGATTAGTAGCCCCAGGGAACATCAGGGACACTTGTAATGGCAAACAGGTTGTTAATGTTTGCCCATTGTGCAGTTGAGGGTGGTGATTTGGCTTGCACAGGTTTAGGAGACACTAGCCATGGCTGTGGGGCAGGTGTGAGAGGGTCCCTGGTCCTGCTCTGGAGCTGTCACCACGTCTCTGAGCTGGGGAGTTGAGTTGCTTGTGGATGTCTGCTGTCATGGAACTGCAGGGAGATAAAAAAGGGTCCCCAAAGAGAAGGGGTGACACAGGAGACAGCTGGCAGAAGCCTGCTGTTTTTTAGGAAATTATGCTCCAAGGCAGATAAGGAATTTCTGCCTGTTCCTTTTGCATGGTTTCTGTAGTGTTCTCACTACTCCAGACTATTCTGGCCCACTCAGAGGGCATTGGGATGGAGGAGAGTTTGCCTGTTGGGGAGCTCACTGGTACCACCCCTTGCTTttccaaacaggaaaaaaaataccctATTTTGCCAAAACAAAAGCATGGGGAGAGAGGAAATATGCTCAGCTCAATTTGCTACATTAGGTAAATACAAAGTATGCCCCAAATATCCTGTAAAATCTGTTTAGAATTTTCAAAAACTCACACTAAGATTCAATATTCCTTTACTTGGTATCAATTCTGGCTCAGGGATGTCTGGTTCTTTCCTTGTTCCTCTGTCACCTATCACACCATAGCTCCTTGTGGGGCTAAGCAATAAAATTCACTGATGGTTCAGCTGGAGTCCTGTGCTGCCTTTGCCACTGGAAAAAACATGAACAAGCAAAAAGTCAATGCAACTCTAACCCAGATTCTCAGCAGGCAAGAAGGAAGTTCatgaagcaaaatatttctggCAGACAATTCACACCTAAAGGAAGCCTAGCTGGAGAGAGGAAATTACTTCTGTTGGCCTTAGAAAAAGTGATAGTGGCAGGACAGGAAAGATAAATGAACGCATGAAGTAAAAATGTGaacttaataaattaaaaatcaaaagagGTTCATGAATTCATTTTAAAAGGTTCAAAATAATCTGGAATGGACTGAGTTGAATAATGAGCATGTACCTGTAGGCTGGTGTCCCAGCTATGCTGCTGTTTAATCTTGTTCATGTTTGTGTGGTTGTAGAAATCAAAAGAGGCAGATTTATTTTGGCCATGCCTTATTTAGCTGTAGTTCTAAGTTATGTAAAACTTGAAATGAAGAGGAAACTTGACCCAAACCCTTAAGATTTCAAGTATTAATAACCACCTCAGTGAGGAATGGAGGGAAGACGCAGAACAGAATTAGTTGAATGAGCTTGGAGATATCCAGGGAGTGAGCTGCAGTAGGCTGGGCAGTGATTGGCTGCACTGCGCTTCCCCCTTTGGAGTTTTGGGGTGTGGCTGATAGAGAGTTTcactttatttctttaaagatcatctgtaGGAACACTGTGGAAGAAAATCCTTATGCAGCAGTTGTTGCTTGGAAGCATGAGTAGTGACATGCAGCAGTTTtggggaggctgggagaggagaatTTGGGTATTTGGCACCATGAAATGAAGATTCTCAagtcctcagctcttccctgtgtTGGGCTACACACTTCCATTGAGGGGGAGTGCATCACCGGTGTGTCAGGAATGCCTCAGCAATTCCACCACGCTGACCTCTGCCACCCTAGGAGAGCACATTCCCCCTCTCCAGTGGGATGGCTTTGCTGGGTTTAATCTGCAGAAATGCGTTTGCAGTTGTGCTAGCTAATAGGGAGGATTTGCCCCTGTAACTGTATGTGCTAACGCACATCAAACCCAGATTTTTCCACACATTTGGAGAATTATTTTAGGAGAAACACAGGTGCATACACCCActtcttttggggaaaaaaaaaataggccaTGCTAATTtgacattttaaataataaaaataaatcttggGGAAGCAGTCACCGATTAGTCAGAGCCTGGAAACTGCATTTCTGGAATGGTGCAGGTCATTTCTGAGAGCCATGGTGACTCTGCATTCCAGCATCACGTGGAATCCAGAAGCATGTCTAAAACTGGAACAGAGCTCCAGTTTCTGCTGCTCTCTGATGGTTGGCAAGCCCTTTGTGGGAGAGAAGAGAATAGAACCGTGTGTGTGATCCACAGAGTCTGACTTGTAACCAGGTGGTTTTCACTAGCTGGATGGGTCTGAAAAAGCCCTTCCTGTGCATTCAGAATTACAAGAAGAGCTGATACTATCATTATCATTCCCACTGGGGGGAAAAGACATGTAAACTTATCTTGAAGACTGCCAAATGCCATTCCAAGTGCTCTGAAAGGGGTTTTATGTTTCCTTCTCTGAAGACGGCTGTGATCTTCCCGGATTCATTAATGCATGAGAGGCAAATCACAGAAAGGGCCTTTGTgttcctggagctgtggcaggaaGGGAGGCTTACCAAGGAGCTGCACATACCTCACTTCCCCGTCTGTCAGAAGATCCTATCCCTGTCAGATAGCAGCAAGACATTCCTGGGGGTGGAGTGAGAATGAATTTATCTTTGGAGTGAGCAGGATTCTGCTTTGCTAGGAGAGCTGGTTTGCTCAATTCAGGAATTTTCCGTTCACCTCTATTAACCACCGGCATATAAATCCCAACAACTGCAATTAGAGCTCCTTACCTTAACAACTTCACAGTTTTCTGCAGCTCACCTGTTCTTCTGCTGGCTCTCCTCTGTCTCCTGACTGCTTGGTTGCACGGCTTCTCCAAAAATTCCTGCTTTAGAGGTAGGATTTCACAGCTGTGTCATGGAGGGGGCTGCGTTCCTGGTCCTTGAGGAAGGTAGATGTGGTGTTAGGCAGAGATTGGCTCTTTGCTGTAAGGAAATATTAATCTTCTGCGTGGGTTTTATTGTCTTTTGGTAGATTATTCATCACTTCAGCACCCAAAAAGCCCAGCAGGGGAGAAGGCTCTGTatggaggggctgggaggagtGTGTAGTGTGGCCTGGGGACGTGGTGGTGGGTACCTGTGCTTGCCCTCTCCCTTCCAGCTACTCAGGTGTGAGCAAGATGCACTTGTGTCTGGTTGGATGCGTTTGCTTTGGTCAGtttaattcaaaatatttcatttaccTGGCTTGGTAGTTAGAATTTTGTGTGCTGATTCAGGGTACAGCATAGGCTGTTATCAGGGAGGATCACAGGATTTGCAGGCAGCTCGGCTTCATTAGCTTGAAACAACTGAAAAACATTCTATTTAAAGAGATGCATCAGCCAACGTCACAAATCAGTTGTTAGTTCTTGCAATTGCTAGTTAGAACATGCCAAAATTGTAATCCCTTTGTTATGAATAGGTATGAGAATTACTGAACTAATTATACAATAATATGCAGATGTAGTTCTGTTAAATAACTGTAACCTCTCTGtctaaagaggaaaagaagaaggtAAATAATTCCTTCTAAATGGAAATGCCTGTTGGCTAAATCAGGGGAGGGGTTCAGCTGGCTGAGCCGTGGAATACGTTTGACAATTTGCATCCTCCACCTCGTGCCCTTATTGCAGCACTAAATTGGTCTTTCATTAACACGGGCACGTTTGCTGTTCCAGCAcctgctccctcccctgccTACCTGGGCAGGTGCCAGCCCCTGGGTGGGAGGGATTGGGAAGggacccagctccagcagcacagcagggaggggCACCAGCAGCCCCACGATCAGAACTCGCTCTTCAGGAAgatcccaaacccccccaggcaatggaggtgaggaggaagcagCGTTtaaaggcttcagaaaagccgAGCTGTGTTTGGAACAGCAGGTAGGGATTTTCTACAGGTGACACGGAGAGCCACCTTCTCGTCAGCCGGGCTGGAGTATGAAGTCTTTCTACTGCAGGAATTAATTAATTCTTTGGAAAAAATTCGCCtttgaagaaaaacaaggaaataaTGAACTATAGGTGcgttttaagggaaaaatatCTTTCTTCATCCTGCAAGGGTTAAGCACGATCAGAATCTGCTTTAGTCTCAAGAGTTTAACCTCAAGTGCTGCATTTTTTGTTTGCCATAAGCCTATTAGAACTCTCTGTTTCCTAGCAATAACATGTAATTTCTCCCCACTATATAAGTAGAAGAGATGTTAGGGTTTTAATCCTGCCCGCTAGAGCTGTTGCTCAAGTTTCCTATTCAAATGCAAATAGCACCTGGTGCTATTTAGATAGCTGCAATCTTTGATAACCATACTCCaggaagagaggagaaaaaagcaaGGTGGTTCTGACTGTTCTGGGAAGCAGGAGTGTAACCATATGCCACACCAACCTGCACTGGACATTTCTATCAGATTTTTTGCATTCAGCACGGACTCTTTTTGGAGACAAATGGACAGCCAGAATGATTTCTGTTTCTTGAGCAGGTATGATTTTTCACCAGGAAGAAAAGGCTTCTAGAGAAGATAAAAATGTAGTGGATGGAGTTTTACCTTGCCTGATTGTCCTGAAAGGAGTTATTTCTGGgacattttgtttgtttcttcaaATCCTGTATTGTTTTTCAGATTTTCATTTGTAGTTTTCAGAGTActgattctttttattttttttttattgtctcCTTGTGCTGTTTTTGCTCTGTGTCAGATAGATAAAAGAAGTTATGATAAATTATTGAGAAATCAGGAGCAATCTGGGAGGCTGCTCCGCTATTTAGGATTCACAGACAAGAGATAACATTACCTCTTACCTAAAACAAGACCAGTGCCAGATCTGAGTTAAAAAGCTTATTCTGTGGGAAGTTTTAATTGCAtaaattgttttcatttcacttGTCGAAATACCAGTTTGTTCACGAAAGAGTTTTACAGCCTTGTTGAGTTTTTCGGGGCTGTTTTCCCCGTTATGACACATGGAAACTGAAGGACACTTTTTTGGAGGGTTGTGACTTAATGCCATCATCTTCCTGCTAAAATCAAAGTATCTACAGAGTACAGAATGCAGCTGAGATCTGCAGAAAAGCAGAAGTGTGTGTTTTAACAGATTTTAAAGGAGAGATTTACAAACTGGCAGAAAATTTCAAGGAGTGCTTGAAAGAAATCAGCATTATACCAATCTCTGTGAATTTACAAATAATCCAGAAGCAGCAATTTGTTGGAAGGGAAGAAGCAGCAATTTGTTTGAAGGAAAGACTCTGCTGACAGGAATATCATCTTTCATGGGAGAAAACCGGACATAAAGAATGAACAGTTGCTACCAAACTGGAGAAGCACAGCCGTGATTTCAGTGCTGTCTGACAGATCTTGCCTTGTTTAATACTTATCTGTTCTGTCTCCTGCTGCTTCATCTTTGGCCTAATTCTGGAACTAAAAgaggttcctgccttcctccagACTTCAGCAGAAGCCTTTTGCAAGCCAGGTGCTGGGAGTGGGAGCAGGTGTGCCCTGTGTGCCTCCCGTGATACCGAAGGCGCCCTTGGGAGGCAAACCCGATCTGCTGGGTCACGTTTTCTCTCTGGTGACACTCCTTCCCCAGGAGCGTCTCCAGCTGGGCGTGAACAACTGACAGGAGCTGAGCCTTGGGCTGGGacctgctgagggcagccaagATGATGGAAGAGGTCTCCATGGTGGTGGCTTACGATGCCCACGTGTTTGGGCAGCTGCGCGATGAGGACTTGCTGGCCAGCCTGGTGGCAGGCAGCAAACCCAGAGCTGTGGTAGGTGTTCCTCCTTTGCCAGTAATGATCAAGGTTAAGTCCTTCTGTTGAAAACCTTACTATTTAGTGCCTTGCTTTGTTCTTCAGTTTCTCTTTTTCAGAAATTTGCTGTCATGCatcaacaaaatgaaaataatctgTTTCAGAAGAGATTTTAATAATCTCTTTAGAAGTTGTAAGAAGAAATTCTAACTTCTAAATTTAGAAGAAGATGATTTGCTCAGTAGGGTCAtagttaaaataatattttttacataATTGGAATAATTGAATAATAATTAAGCCAATCTAGCTGCAGACTCTTAGAATGTAAGTCAAGAGCTCAGGGTAGATGCTGGTTCTGGGGTGCAGGTACTCTCATCACTAAATCTGAGAGAATCAGTCCCTTCCTTGAGAATGGTGATGTTTCACTTTTATACAATTCAAAATCAGCATAAATATATGTAAAAAACTTTTAGTTGAATGAAATATGATATTTCTTTGTAAATAGCATATCACTTCTGTAAGTGACATGTAGAGTGTGGTCGTCTCCCTCTGTCATGGAGATCTCAGTGCTTggagggagctgcaggctcTGAAATTGGGTGCAAGAGTTCATTTTTGGCCTCAGATCCTACAGCTGAGCCCACGTGGGAGTCAGGATGCCTAGAAGCAGTCAGAggtagtattttaaaataaaaatgtatgtaTAGGTGTTAATGTGCAAGCAGGCACAGTTAGCATTTCAGGCTAAATACAAATTCAGCAGCCCAAAGAAGTGCTCATGTGTGCAGATTTGGGACTGGGTGTGTGTTTGTACCCAGTCAGTTCCTCTGCTGGGACAAAGGAAGGTGTtctcagaaaaggaaaatttgctTCATTGTGTCTTGGGTAAAGCATCTCTGTGCTTGTTTCCTGCTGGGGTTTTTCTGCCTCTCCATGCTCAAGAGATCTAAGATGTATGAAGTCATTTCCTGCATCTTGTGTAGTGTGAATGAAAACCAGAATTCTGCCCAATCCCTTTTATTATGATGCTTTTTCATGCCTCTGACCTTCTTTAGGCCAGAATTTTCAAGGTCCATGACATCAAACAGATAAGAAATCTAGAAATTCAGTATGTACAAAACCAATCCCTAAGATGATGTGGTCATCATCAGGGCTGGGCTTTGGTTAACAAGCATATCAGGAGTCACACACTTTTCCCTTGCtggatatttttaaatatgtggTGCCCCTTAATTCACTGTCCAGCCACAGCCTTTCCCTTgccctgcctgagctgctggctgtggcagcctgTGTTTTTTGCCTGGAGGGCCAGAGTAGGATC
The genomic region above belongs to Zonotrichia albicollis isolate bZonAlb1 chromosome 8, bZonAlb1.hap1, whole genome shotgun sequence and contains:
- the RABGAP1L gene encoding rab GTPase-activating protein 1-like isoform X8 — translated: MMEEVSMVVAYDAHVFGQLRDEDLLASLVAGSKPRAVVPTKKLKKYEREYQTMRESQLQQEDPMDRYKFICL